A genomic segment from Polyangium mundeleinium encodes:
- a CDS encoding MBL fold metallo-hydrolase — MEITFWGVRGSIASPGPDTIGVGGNTSCVEVRCGSTKIILDAGTGIRALGDKLLREGSVEASLLLSHVHWDHIQGIPFFVPAYVPSSQIQVIGSANGVMSLRDALAYQMTAPVFPVRLDQLGAKIDWREVRSGERFQINDVVVRVARQNHPGGSFAYRLDWNGRSVVYATDTEHFACIDPELYALSRGADVLIYDSQYTPDEYRGTAPGNSKVGWGHSTYVAGVELAKAAGVGQYVLFHHDPRRSDAGVADLEQRTRELFPNAVAAREGMVIGLDSIARAA; from the coding sequence ATGGAGATCACGTTCTGGGGTGTTCGCGGCAGCATTGCTTCTCCGGGTCCGGACACGATCGGCGTCGGCGGCAACACGAGCTGCGTCGAGGTCCGCTGCGGCTCGACGAAGATCATCCTCGACGCGGGCACGGGCATCCGCGCGCTCGGCGACAAGCTCCTGCGCGAGGGGTCGGTCGAGGCGTCGCTGCTCCTCTCGCACGTCCACTGGGACCACATCCAGGGCATCCCCTTCTTCGTCCCTGCGTACGTGCCGTCGTCGCAGATCCAGGTGATCGGCAGCGCGAACGGCGTGATGTCGCTGCGCGACGCGCTCGCCTACCAGATGACGGCGCCGGTGTTCCCGGTGCGGCTCGACCAGCTCGGCGCGAAGATCGACTGGCGCGAGGTCCGCAGCGGCGAGCGCTTTCAGATCAACGACGTCGTCGTCCGCGTGGCGCGGCAGAACCACCCGGGCGGCTCGTTCGCCTACCGCCTCGACTGGAACGGCCGGAGCGTCGTGTACGCGACGGACACCGAGCACTTCGCGTGTATCGATCCCGAGCTCTACGCGCTCTCGCGGGGCGCCGACGTCCTGATCTACGACTCGCAGTACACGCCCGACGAGTACCGCGGCACGGCGCCGGGCAACTCCAAGGTCGGCTGGGGTCACTCGACGTACGTGGCCGGCGTGGAGCTCGCGAAGGCCGCGGGGGTCGGGCAGTACGTGCTGTTCCACCACGACCCGCGCCGCTCGGACGCGGGGGTCGCGGACCTCGAGCAGAGGACGCGTGAGCTCTTCCCGAACGCCGTCGCCGCGCGCGAGGGCATGGTCATCGGCCTCGACTCCATCGCCAGGGCGGCCTGA